Below is a window of Crassostrea angulata isolate pt1a10 unplaced genomic scaffold, ASM2561291v2 HiC_scaffold_160, whole genome shotgun sequence DNA.
GTTGGCAGGCAACGCAGCCCGTGACAACAAAAAGACCAGAATCATCCCCCGTCACCTGCAGCTGGCCATCCGCAACGACGAGGAGTTGAACAAACTTCTGTCCGGCGTGACCATCGCCCAGGGTGGTGTTCTGCCCAACATCCAGGCCGTGCTCCTCCCCAAGAAGACCCAGAAGCCCGCCGCCAAGTAAAAAGTCAGCTCTGTCGACTTTTTTGTCTATACCAAACGGCCGTTTTCACGGCCacccatatttttcgaaaagatgccTCTATAATATGCAGTGTACATGCACAtaagcatttatataaaaagcacACGTAGATACACGCTTCTTAGATTATCGAGACAACGGTATATATTAGCGTGCGTGCAGTTGctttcaagaaaaaagaaacacacacacattaatttaaaactgtctgtgttcaatattttgattccGATTTGCACATTCTATTTGTATTTCGattaatttcatttctattACGCTGTCAATTAATATACCATCCTCGTCCCTGACTGCATGTAATCAACGTTTTCCccgatttaattttgtaaaggaaATCGCCAGACTTTAAAATAAAGAgagagataaataaataaatgaaaaaaataaataaatagacacTTGGCGCATATAGATGATACAGACTATGGAGAAATTCACGTGAATGTTCGCACAATTTGCGTGCTGTATATAACCAGGTCGTTAATTAATAACCATTTCTAACTGAACTGATTTTGTGTGCTTGGATAACGACTTGTCgtataaaaggaaatatacaaTTCTAGGTTTCTGTGTTTATATAACTGAAGTGTTTGAAACCC
It encodes the following:
- the LOC128169615 gene encoding histone H2A-like, giving the protein MSGRGKGGKVKGKAKSRSSRAGLQFPVGRIHRLLRKGNYAERVGAGAPVYLAAVLEYLAAEVLELAGNAARDNKKTRIIPRHLQLAIRNDEELNKLLSGVTIAQGGVLPNIQAVLLPKKTQKPAAK